The Sphaerisporangium siamense genome includes the window CTCCCTGGACGAGACCTTCCTCGACCCGCGCCGGGGGATCGAGATGAGCCTGCGCTGGGTCTACTCCACCATGATCCAGGAGTACGCGCGGCACAACGGGCACGCCGACCTGCTGCGCGAGCGCATCGACGGCGCGACCGGCCACTCGGCCGGCCCGTGAGGCCGTGTGGCGCCGGGCCCCCGCCGGCCCGGCACCACGCGCGGCGCTACCTCGCGAGGGCCGCGGCGGCCAGGCCCGGCGGCAGAGCGCCGGGGCGCGCGGTCAGGCCGGCTCGGGCCGGTGACGGCGCGGGCCCCGCCACGGGCGCCGGGGCACAGTGCGCGCCCGGCGCCGGGAGGGCGCGGGAGACGAGGTAGCGGTCGACGGCCCCGGTGACGCAGGGGGTGCGGCCGTACATGCCGTGCCCGGCGCCGTCGTAGGTCAGCAGCCTGGCCTCGTCGCCGATCTGCCGGGCCGTGCTCAGCGCCCACGGGTACCCGGCGGCCGGGTCGTGCCGCCCGTTGACGAGAAGCAGCGGCGGGGTGCCGTCCACGCGCAGGCGGTGCTGCGGGTTCGGGACCGGCGCGGGCTGGCCGAGGCAGGCGACGGTGAGCGCGACCGAGACCGGGCTCATGCGCATGTCGGGAGCGATGGTCTCCAGCCGGCGCAGGTGGCGGGCGAACTCGCGGTGGTCGCGGATCGGCAGCAGGAAGTCCTGGCAGACCACCTGGGTGGCGTCGTTGAACACCTCGTCCTCGGGCTCCTCGGCCGGCGCGGCGGCCGTCCGCGCGGGCGCGCCCGTGTCGAGGGCGTGGAGCAGGTCGGCCACGGCGGGCCAGTCGGGGGCGTAGAAGGCGTTGAACACCTGGTAGATGAGCATGATCGGGGCCAGCGGCGCGCCCGGCGCCGTCGGGTCGGGCAGTTCGCCGCGCCCGGCGCGTTCCAGCAGGTCACGCCACAGCGCACGCACGTCGCGGCCGTGCAGCGCGCAGTCCGCCGACCGGGCGCACCAGGCGGCGAACTGGTCGAAGGAGTCCTGGGTGGTCCAGGTGTCGGTGTCCAGCATGGCGGTGGTGCCCAGGCTGTGGTCCATGTTGCTGTCCAGCGCCAGCGCGCGCACCCGGCCGGGGAAGCGCTCGGCGTAGAGCTGGCCGATGAGCGTGCCGTAGGAGACGCCGTAGAAGGTCAGTTTGGGCTCGCCGAGCGCGGCGCGCAGCGCGTCGAGGTCGCGGACGACGCTCGCGCTGTCCACCCGGTCGTACAGCGGCCCGGTGCGGGCGCGGCAGTCGTCGCGGTAGCGGGCGTTGTAGGCGAGCCGCCGGTCGAAGGCCGCCTGGTCGGCCATCAGCGGGTCGGGGGCCGCCATGGCCAGCCGCAGCGAGCACAGCACCGGGTTGCTGCGCCCGACGCCGCGCGGGTCGAAGCCGACGACGTCGAAGCGGCGCAGGAGCTCGGGGCTCAGGCCGAGCCAGTTGGTCAGCACGGCGTCGACGCCGGAGTTGCCGGGGCCGCCGGGGTTGATGACCAGGGTGCCGACCCGGGCGGAGGGATCGGCGGCCGGCCGGAGGGCCACCGCCATGCGGAAGGCGGCGCCGCGCGGGGCGTCCCAGTTCACCGGCAGGGTCAGGCTCGCGCACTGGACCGTCGCGTCCTCCGGACAGGGCGCCCAGGCGAGCGGGGCGGGGCCGGCCGCGGCGGGGACGGCGGGCAGCAGGGAGATCAGGACGCCCAGCAGGGCGGCCAGGATCGGGACGGTTCTTCGCACCGTGTGTCCAATCGTCGGGGGGTAAGCCCGATCATGGACCGTCCGGCGGGCGGGGACCAGGGGTTCAGGGGTCGCCGGGCGGGCCTTTCACGACGGGTCGCGGGGCACGAGGATGCGCAGCAGGCCGACCATCTCGTAGCGGCCGGGCGCCACCCGGCGCAGCATGTGCTCGTCGGCGAGCCGGTCCAGGGCCCGCTGGGCGGTGCCCGCGGGCGCGCGCAGCATGTCCGCGGCCTGGGTCACGGTGACCTCGGTGCCCGGCAGGTAGGTGATCGTCCACAGCAGGCGCGCGGCCTCGGGGTCGGTGCGGCGGAACAGCTCGAAGCTGCCCCACAGCCGGTCGCGGATGTTGTGCTCGCCGTCCCGGTTGTCGAGGATCTCGCACAGGCCGCGGGCCATCCGGGCGGACAGCCGCTCCACGGGCCAGTCGGGACGCGCGGCCAGCAGGGCGCCGGCGGCGCGCAGGGCGAGCGGGAGGTGCTCGCAGCGGCGGGCGATCTCGGCGGCGGCGTCCGGCTCGGCCGCCACGCGCGCGGCGCCCGCGTGCCCGGCCAGCACGGCGACGGCGTCCTCGGGGGTGAGCGCGCCGAGCGTGAGGTGCTCGGCGTGGTCGAGGGCCGGCACCCGCCTGCTGGTGATCAGCACCGCGCAGCCGGGCCCGGCGGGCAGCAGGGGACGCACCTGGGAGGCCCCGGCGACGTTGTCGATCACGAAGAGCACGCGCAGGCCCGAGGTGAGGGACCGCAGGCGCGTGCTGGCCTCGCCGAGGCTCGGCTCCCCCGGGGCGGGGTCGCCGAGCGCGCGCAGGAACCAGGTGACGGCCTGCCGGGGGGTGACCGCGCGCTCCTGCTGGAAGGCGCCGGCCATGTCGACGTAGAGCTGCCCGTCGGGGAACCGCGAGGACACCGCGTGCGCGACCCGCAGGGCCAGCGCCGACTTGCCGACTCCGATCGGCCCGCTGACGGCCGCCACCGGCGGGACCGCGCCCGACGGCGTGAGCGCCTCCTCCAGGAAGCGCGCCTCGGCGTCGCGGCCGACCAGCAGGCCCGGGCGCGGGAGCTGGCGCGGGGCCGGGGTGCAGGGGGTCGCGGAGACGTGGGCCGGCTGGCGGGCGAGGGGGGCGAGCGCGGGGTCGCGGTGCAGGACGGCCTGGTGGATGCGCCGCAGCTCCTCCCCCGGCTCCAGGCCGAGCTGCCCGGCCAGGTGGTCGCGTGCCTCGGCGTAGGCGCCGAGCGCGCCGGCCGCGTCGCCCGCGCCGTACAGGGCGCGCATGAGCAGAGCCCAGGCCCGTTCGCGCAGCGGCTGCTCCCCGACCAGCAGCCGCAGGTCGGCCACGGCCTCGGAGTGCCGGCCGAGCGTGAGCCGCGCCTCGGCGCGGTCCTCAAGCGCGGTGAGGCGCTGCTCGTGCAGGACGGTCAGGCGCGCGGCGAGCGGCTTGCCGTACGCCAGGCCGTCGCCGGCCGGGCCGCGCCACAGGGCGACCGCGTCGTCGAACCGCTGGACCGCGACGTCGGGGCGGCGGCCGGCGAGCGCCGTCCTGGCCTCGGTGGTGAGCTTCTCGAAGCTGGTCAGGTCGAGCTTGGCCGGGGACGCGACGAGCTGGTAGGCGCGGTCGGAGGCGACGATGCCGACGCCCTTCATCTCGGTGGTGAGCACGCGGCGCAGCCCGCCCGCGTACGTCCGCAGGTTCGCCGTGGCGGACTGCGGGGGCTCGCTGTCCCACAGGGCCTCCGAGAGCCAGTCGAGGCTGACCGGGCGGTTCATGTTGAGCAGGAGTGACAGCAGCAGCGTGCGGCGCATGCGGCCGCCCAGGTTGACGGCCTTCCCTGAGAGCCCGGCCTCGACCGGTCCGAGGAGGCGGAACACGTGTGGCATCGCCGGCGGCCTAGAGAGAGCGCCTCGGCGGGACGTCACGGAAGCGGCCCGCGGCCTCGCGGGCCGCGGTTTCAGGAAACACTCGGAGCACTCGCGCGAACCCCCTGGTCCCATGGCCGTGAGGCGGCCTCATGGTGAAACGCGGGAAATACCGGGAATCGGCCACGACACGATTCCTGCCGCCGAGGCCCGCGATAGGAGGCGGACGCGACGGCCGCGGAACGACGGCACCCCCGGATACGCATCACCGGGAGCCTTTCACGACCTCCGACTGGACGTCAACCGGGGATGATGAGAAGGGACTTCTGTAATCGTGAAGTGATAGAGCGCGTTCGTTCGCGCCGCATCATTTTCATAGTGGAAATGTCGCTCATCGAGGTACCTGTCGTCCTGGCTGTAAAGCGAACGGATGTGGCAGTATGGCCGCGCCCGAAGATCACACGAAGATCAAGGGACGCCGCGACGGCACCGCCCCACCGCCGGGACACGACCGAAGGAGCGCTTCGTGGGAATGCTGGTCACCGCCGGCCTGCTCGTCACGGCCACCCCGGACGGCCCGGTCCGCGACGGGGCCGTACTCGTCGGCGAGGGACTCATCCGGGCGGCGGGGCCGCGCGAGCGGGTCGAGGCCCTGGCCCCGCCCGGCACCCCGCGCCACGACTACCCCGGCGGCACGCTGCTGCCCGGCCTGATCAACTGCCACGTGCACCTGGTCTTCGACGCGAGCATGGACGGCATGGGCAAGGTCCGCGAGGCCGACGACCTCTCGCTGTTCCTCGGCATGGCCGACCGCGCGCGCCGCTTGCTCGACAGCGGCGTGACCACGGTCAGGGACCTCGGCGACCGGGGCGGCCTGTCCCTGCGCCTGCGCGACGCCATCGCCGCCGGCCTGCTGCGCGGGCCGCGCGTGCTGGCCGCCGGCCCGCCGCTCACCGTCCCCGGCGGGCACTGCTGGTACCTCGGCGGCGAGGTCGGGGACGAGGCCGCGTTACGCGCGGCCGTGCGGGCCCGCGCCGAGCAGGGGGCCGACCTGGTCAAGCTGATGGTGAGCGGCGGGCAGACCACCTCGGGCGGGGCCGGGATGTCGGAGTCGCAGTTCACCCCCGAGCAGGTCCGCGCCACCGTCGAGGAGGCCCACCGGCTCGGCCTGCCCGTCGCCGCCCACGCGCACGGCACCGAGGCCATCGCCGCTTCCGCCGCCGCGGGCGTGGACACCATCGAGCACTGCACCTGGCTCACCGGCGACGCCTACGACCCGCGCGAGGACGTCGCGGCGCTGATCGCCTCCCGGGGCATCGCCGTCTGCCCCACCACCAGCCCTGGCTGGCGGGCCATGGCCCGCTGGATCGGCGAGGAGCGCGCCGCGCTGCTGCAGAGCCGCCTGCCCTGGATGCGCGACCTCGGCGTCCGCCTCGTGATGGGCACCGACGCGGGCCTGCCCGGCTCGGTCTTCGACGACTTCGCCGGCAGCTTCACCCTCTACGAGGAGCTGGGCTTCTCCCACGAGCGGATCATCGAGATGGCCACCGCCGACGCCGCCGACGCGCTCGGCATCGGCGGCGAGACCGGCAGGATCGCCGAGGGACTGCGCGCCGACCTGCTGGTGACGGACGGGGACGCGCTCACCGGCGTCGAGGCCCTGCGCCGCCCGCTGCTCGTCGTCAAGGACGGCGTCGCGCACGTGCCGCCGCCACGTCCGGAATAGCGCCGACGCCCGGCCCGGTGAAGGCGCATGTCAGGGCGATTTCATTTCGGCGTCCATTACGGAGCACATCCCGGCGTTCGGGTTGAACTACCGCGTCGCAGTCTAAAGAATCGTGCCCATGAGAGAGAGGGCGCTGCGCAGAGAGTGCCGTCGCCTGCTCAGAGAGCTGGACATCCGCCCGCCGCTCGATGTGAGAGAGCTGTGCGCGCGGCTGGCGGAACGCCGGGGCCGCGACATTCGGCTGGTCGCATATCCCATTGACATCCCCGGCCCTTTCGGGCTGTGGTTCATGACGGACTCGACCGATTTCATTTACTACCAGCAGGAGACCACCCGTCCCCACCAGGACCACATCGTCCTGCACGAGATCGGTCACATGATCGCCGAGCACCCGAGCGACGAGCCCGCCGACGGCGAGGCCATCACGCCCGGCCTCACGGCGGGAGGCCGCGTGCTGCGGCGCACCTGCTACGACACCAAGTACGAGCGTGAGGCCGAGCTGATCGCCACGATCATCCTGGAGTGGGCGAGCGTCCTCAACGTCACCCACCATTCGTCGGAGGACGACGACGCCCTGGAGCGGATGCGCGCCTCCCTGGCCAACCACAAGGGGTGGCTGTGAGCCAGCTCGCCTTGGGAATCCTCAGCACCCTGGCCTTCCTCGGGGTGCTCAACAAGCTCGTCCAGGTCTGGCGCGCGCCGGAGGATCTCCCCCTGCGCGCCATGGGCGCGTTCGTGTTGTGCATCGCGCTCGCGGCCGTCCTGAACGTCCCGGTGCTCAGGACGGCGGTCGACCAGGCCGGCGCGGGCCTCGCCAAGCTGGCGGTGAACCTGCTCACGGTGCTGTGCGCGTACTTCCTGATGGCGTTCTTCACCTACTCGGTGCACGGCGTG containing:
- a CDS encoding AfsR/SARP family transcriptional regulator → MPHVFRLLGPVEAGLSGKAVNLGGRMRRTLLLSLLLNMNRPVSLDWLSEALWDSEPPQSATANLRTYAGGLRRVLTTEMKGVGIVASDRAYQLVASPAKLDLTSFEKLTTEARTALAGRRPDVAVQRFDDAVALWRGPAGDGLAYGKPLAARLTVLHEQRLTALEDRAEARLTLGRHSEAVADLRLLVGEQPLRERAWALLMRALYGAGDAAGALGAYAEARDHLAGQLGLEPGEELRRIHQAVLHRDPALAPLARQPAHVSATPCTPAPRQLPRPGLLVGRDAEARFLEEALTPSGAVPPVAAVSGPIGVGKSALALRVAHAVSSRFPDGQLYVDMAGAFQQERAVTPRQAVTWFLRALGDPAPGEPSLGEASTRLRSLTSGLRVLFVIDNVAGASQVRPLLPAGPGCAVLITSRRVPALDHAEHLTLGALTPEDAVAVLAGHAGAARVAAEPDAAAEIARRCEHLPLALRAAGALLAARPDWPVERLSARMARGLCEILDNRDGEHNIRDRLWGSFELFRRTDPEAARLLWTITYLPGTEVTVTQAADMLRAPAGTAQRALDRLADEHMLRRVAPGRYEMVGLLRILVPRDPS
- a CDS encoding amidohydrolase family protein, which produces MLVTAGLLVTATPDGPVRDGAVLVGEGLIRAAGPRERVEALAPPGTPRHDYPGGTLLPGLINCHVHLVFDASMDGMGKVREADDLSLFLGMADRARRLLDSGVTTVRDLGDRGGLSLRLRDAIAAGLLRGPRVLAAGPPLTVPGGHCWYLGGEVGDEAALRAAVRARAEQGADLVKLMVSGGQTTSGGAGMSESQFTPEQVRATVEEAHRLGLPVAAHAHGTEAIAASAAAGVDTIEHCTWLTGDAYDPREDVAALIASRGIAVCPTTSPGWRAMARWIGEERAALLQSRLPWMRDLGVRLVMGTDAGLPGSVFDDFAGSFTLYEELGFSHERIIEMATADAADALGIGGETGRIAEGLRADLLVTDGDALTGVEALRRPLLVVKDGVAHVPPPRPE
- a CDS encoding alpha/beta hydrolase — its product is MRRTVPILAALLGVLISLLPAVPAAAGPAPLAWAPCPEDATVQCASLTLPVNWDAPRGAAFRMAVALRPAADPSARVGTLVINPGGPGNSGVDAVLTNWLGLSPELLRRFDVVGFDPRGVGRSNPVLCSLRLAMAAPDPLMADQAAFDRRLAYNARYRDDCRARTGPLYDRVDSASVVRDLDALRAALGEPKLTFYGVSYGTLIGQLYAERFPGRVRALALDSNMDHSLGTTAMLDTDTWTTQDSFDQFAAWCARSADCALHGRDVRALWRDLLERAGRGELPDPTAPGAPLAPIMLIYQVFNAFYAPDWPAVADLLHALDTGAPARTAAAPAEEPEDEVFNDATQVVCQDFLLPIRDHREFARHLRRLETIAPDMRMSPVSVALTVACLGQPAPVPNPQHRLRVDGTPPLLLVNGRHDPAAGYPWALSTARQIGDEARLLTYDGAGHGMYGRTPCVTGAVDRYLVSRALPAPGAHCAPAPVAGPAPSPARAGLTARPGALPPGLAAAALAR